The Lucilia cuprina isolate Lc7/37 chromosome 5, ASM2204524v1, whole genome shotgun sequence genome includes a window with the following:
- the LOC111675109 gene encoding insulin-like growth factor-binding protein complex acid labile subunit isoform X1 has protein sequence MILILTLVILCLTSGIVNAIPQCSVNFVNKEEFICRNVQYMKDLRGMEQRDWKHLKIINEKDTQFEWDVFPDDLENLEHLDISQAGALSLTEAGFEKLLNLKVLNISHCELESIEETFFPDNNRLENLDMSWNFLKTLKAQLHRKFQQLEVANFSHNQIQLFAADGLNTKLRILHLDFNELKSIVLNNYEKLEILTISDNLIERLTSNSFKQLKAMDELIITSNYLKHIDDRTFESMTELKNLNLSANSLEKLSPEIFTGLNRLIQLDLNSNDLRELQPLQFQHLIKLQYLDLSRNAIKSLDSNNFNNLVNLRKLYLYENDMEEIKANTFANLVALDTLDLSYNSIEHIDPAAFGSHTLPRLRKLLLKSNSLKTLQPLTFASLPFLQYLSLGLNQLSTLDVRMFAPMRRLEKLHLGNNLLQTIPSDVLESLTDVTELLLDNNRLSFLSDSKATFLKLEKVSLEGNPWQCPCWEEMTQWLDDRNVSYIRSHSPYFKGQKPLCVVTPVDFCVKDLRLVKEHKIEEIYNSG, from the exons atgattttaatattgacattggttatactttgtttaacaaGTGGTATCGTAAATGCTATACCACAATGTTCAGTGAATTTTGTGAATAAAGAAGAATTTATATGTAGAAATGTGCAGTATATGAAAGATTTACGGGGAATGGAACAAAGAGATTGGAAACAcctgaaaattataaatgaaaaagacACGCAATTCGAATGGGATG ttttccCTGATGATTTGGAAAATCTAGAACATTTGGATATTTCTCAAGCTGGTGCGTTGAGTTTAACAGAAGCAGGATTTGAAAagctattaaatttaaaagtcttAAATATATCTCATTGCGAATTGGAATCTATAGAGGAAACATTTTTTCCTGATAACAATAGATTGGAAAATCTAGATATGAGttggaattttttgaaaacattaaaggcGCAATTGCAcagaaaatttcaacaattagAAGTTGCCAACTTTTCTCACAATCAAATTCAGTTATTTGCTGCTGATGgtctaaatacaaaattaagaaTTCTTCATTTGGATTTTAATGAGCTAAAGAGTATTGTTCTAAATAACTATGAGAAATtagaaatattaacaattagTGACAATTTAATTGAAAGG ttgacTTCAAACTCCTTTAAACAGTTAAAAGCCATGGACGAATTAATCATAACCTCCAATTACCTCAAGCACATTGATGATCGCACATTTGAAAGTATGAcggaattgaaaaatttaaatctttctgCCAATAGTTTGGAAAAATTATCACCCGAAATATTTACAGGTCTCAATCGCTTGATACAATTGGATTTGAATTCAAATGATCTTCGAGAATTGCAACCTTTACAGTTTCAACATTTGATTAAGTTACAATATTTAGATCTAAGCCGTAATGCTATAAAATCCCTGGActcaaataatttcaataatctTGTTAATTTACGcaaattgtatttgtatgaaaatgatATGGAAGAAATTAAAGCCAATACTTTTGCTAATTTAGTAGCATTAGATACTTTGGATTTATCATATAATTCAATAGAACACATAGATCCAGCAGCCTTTGGTTCCCATACTTTACCTCGTTTGCGTAAACTTCTACTTAAATCAAATAGTTTGAAAACTCTACAGCCATTAACATTTGCGTCACTACCCTTTCTGCAATATCTTTCCTTGGGTCTCAATCAATTGTCCACATTAGATGTGCGCATGTTTGCTCCCATGAGACGTTTGGAGAAACTACATTTGGGTAATAATCTATTACAAACTATACCTTCTGATGTTTTGGAATCTCTAACTGATGTCACGGAATTACTTTTGGATAACAATCGTTTATCATTTCTATCCGATTCAAAAGCTACATTTTTAAAACtggaaaaagtttctttagaggGAAATCCCTGGCAATGTCCCTGTTGGGAAGAAATGACTCAATGGCTGGATGATCGTAATGTATCATACATTCGATCACATAGTCCATATTTTAAAGGCCAGAAGCCCTTATGTGTGGTAACTCCAGTTGATTTTTGTGTTAAAGATTTGCGTTTAGTGAAAGAACATAAAATTGAAGAAATATATAATAGTGGCTAA
- the LOC111675109 gene encoding insulin-like growth factor-binding protein complex acid labile subunit isoform X2 yields MILILTLVILCLTSGIVNAIPQCSVNFVNKEEFICRNVQYMKDLRGMEQRDWKHLKIINEKDTQFEWDVFPDDLENLEHLDISQAGALSLTEAGFEKLLNLKVLNISHCELESIEETFFPDNNRLENLDMSWNFLKTLKAQLHRKFQQLEVANFSHNQIQLFAADGLNTKLRILHLDFNELKSIVLNNYEKLEILTISDNLIERLTSNSFKQLKAMDELIITSNYLKHIDDRTFESLNRLIQLDLNSNDLRELQPLQFQHLIKLQYLDLSRNAIKSLDSNNFNNLVNLRKLYLYENDMEEIKANTFANLVALDTLDLSYNSIEHIDPAAFGSHTLPRLRKLLLKSNSLKTLQPLTFASLPFLQYLSLGLNQLSTLDVRMFAPMRRLEKLHLGNNLLQTIPSDVLESLTDVTELLLDNNRLSFLSDSKATFLKLEKVSLEGNPWQCPCWEEMTQWLDDRNVSYIRSHSPYFKGQKPLCVVTPVDFCVKDLRLVKEHKIEEIYNSG; encoded by the exons atgattttaatattgacattggttatactttgtttaacaaGTGGTATCGTAAATGCTATACCACAATGTTCAGTGAATTTTGTGAATAAAGAAGAATTTATATGTAGAAATGTGCAGTATATGAAAGATTTACGGGGAATGGAACAAAGAGATTGGAAACAcctgaaaattataaatgaaaaagacACGCAATTCGAATGGGATG ttttccCTGATGATTTGGAAAATCTAGAACATTTGGATATTTCTCAAGCTGGTGCGTTGAGTTTAACAGAAGCAGGATTTGAAAagctattaaatttaaaagtcttAAATATATCTCATTGCGAATTGGAATCTATAGAGGAAACATTTTTTCCTGATAACAATAGATTGGAAAATCTAGATATGAGttggaattttttgaaaacattaaaggcGCAATTGCAcagaaaatttcaacaattagAAGTTGCCAACTTTTCTCACAATCAAATTCAGTTATTTGCTGCTGATGgtctaaatacaaaattaagaaTTCTTCATTTGGATTTTAATGAGCTAAAGAGTATTGTTCTAAATAACTATGAGAAATtagaaatattaacaattagTGACAATTTAATTGAAAGG ttgacTTCAAACTCCTTTAAACAGTTAAAAGCCATGGACGAATTAATCATAACCTCCAATTACCTCAAGCACATTGATGATCGCACATTTGAAA GTCTCAATCGCTTGATACAATTGGATTTGAATTCAAATGATCTTCGAGAATTGCAACCTTTACAGTTTCAACATTTGATTAAGTTACAATATTTAGATCTAAGCCGTAATGCTATAAAATCCCTGGActcaaataatttcaataatctTGTTAATTTACGcaaattgtatttgtatgaaaatgatATGGAAGAAATTAAAGCCAATACTTTTGCTAATTTAGTAGCATTAGATACTTTGGATTTATCATATAATTCAATAGAACACATAGATCCAGCAGCCTTTGGTTCCCATACTTTACCTCGTTTGCGTAAACTTCTACTTAAATCAAATAGTTTGAAAACTCTACAGCCATTAACATTTGCGTCACTACCCTTTCTGCAATATCTTTCCTTGGGTCTCAATCAATTGTCCACATTAGATGTGCGCATGTTTGCTCCCATGAGACGTTTGGAGAAACTACATTTGGGTAATAATCTATTACAAACTATACCTTCTGATGTTTTGGAATCTCTAACTGATGTCACGGAATTACTTTTGGATAACAATCGTTTATCATTTCTATCCGATTCAAAAGCTACATTTTTAAAACtggaaaaagtttctttagaggGAAATCCCTGGCAATGTCCCTGTTGGGAAGAAATGACTCAATGGCTGGATGATCGTAATGTATCATACATTCGATCACATAGTCCATATTTTAAAGGCCAGAAGCCCTTATGTGTGGTAACTCCAGTTGATTTTTGTGTTAAAGATTTGCGTTTAGTGAAAGAACATAAAATTGAAGAAATATATAATAGTGGCTAA